In the genome of Tsukamurella tyrosinosolvens, one region contains:
- a CDS encoding DUF475 domain-containing protein, translating into MFRIFGLSFFVTIAALVAAFFYGGPEALVLTLILGILEVSLSFDNAVINATVLQRMSQFWVRMFLTVGILIAVFGMRLVFPLAIVWITAGLNPVQALDLALNPPADGAHYFPDGSASYQTLIEAAHPQIAAFGGMFLLMLFLDFIFDPEREITWLSWIEKPLQRIGQLDRFPIIVALAALLATGIWAAHTVDESKTVFIAGLLGLVTYIVVNGLGEFFHVEELEEEAEIARSGPSELAKATGKAGFFLFLYLEVLDASFSFDGVIGAFAITADPIIIALGLGFIGAMFVRSLTVYLVEKGTLAEYVYLEHGAHWAIGALAGILLFSIYTPVPELVTGLVGVVLILAALFSSIVRNRREGGGEGDGPLIADGPTVSTSQTIES; encoded by the coding sequence GTGTTCCGCATCTTCGGACTGTCCTTCTTCGTCACGATCGCCGCCCTCGTGGCCGCGTTCTTCTACGGCGGCCCCGAGGCCCTGGTCCTCACGCTGATCCTCGGCATCCTCGAGGTCAGCCTCTCGTTCGACAACGCCGTCATCAACGCGACCGTGCTGCAGCGCATGAGCCAGTTCTGGGTGCGCATGTTCCTCACGGTGGGCATCCTGATCGCGGTCTTCGGCATGCGCCTGGTGTTCCCGCTCGCGATCGTGTGGATCACCGCCGGCCTGAACCCGGTGCAGGCCCTCGATCTGGCGCTCAACCCGCCGGCCGACGGCGCCCACTACTTCCCGGACGGCAGCGCCAGCTACCAGACGCTGATCGAGGCCGCGCACCCGCAGATCGCCGCCTTCGGCGGCATGTTCCTGCTCATGCTCTTCCTCGACTTCATCTTCGATCCGGAGCGCGAGATCACCTGGCTCAGCTGGATCGAGAAGCCGCTGCAGCGCATCGGCCAGCTCGATCGGTTCCCGATCATCGTGGCCCTCGCCGCGCTGCTGGCCACCGGCATCTGGGCGGCGCACACCGTCGACGAGTCGAAGACGGTGTTCATCGCGGGCCTGCTCGGCCTCGTGACCTACATCGTGGTCAACGGTCTCGGCGAGTTCTTCCACGTGGAGGAGCTCGAGGAGGAGGCGGAGATCGCCCGGTCCGGCCCGTCGGAGCTGGCGAAGGCCACCGGTAAGGCCGGCTTCTTCCTGTTCCTCTACCTCGAGGTGCTCGACGCGTCGTTCTCGTTCGACGGCGTGATCGGCGCGTTCGCCATCACCGCCGACCCGATCATCATCGCCCTGGGCCTCGGCTTCATCGGCGCGATGTTCGTCCGCTCGCTCACCGTGTACCTCGTGGAGAAGGGCACGCTCGCCGAGTACGTGTACCTCGAGCACGGCGCGCACTGGGCGATCGGCGCCCTGGCCGGCATCCTGCTGTTCTCGATCTACACCCCGGTCCCCGAGCTGGTCACCGGCCTCGTCGGCGTGGTGCTCATCCTCGCGGCGCTGTTCTCGAGCATCGTCCGCAACCGCCGCGAGGGCGGCGGCGAGGGCGACGGGCCGCTCATCGCCGACGGCCCGACGGTGTCCACTTCGCAGACGATCGAGTCCTGA